One region of Paucibacter aquatile genomic DNA includes:
- a CDS encoding SulP family inorganic anion transporter, producing the protein MNSASEPWLATLRRRLLQRSPDALRADVMAALVVSVLLIPQSLAYAMLAGLPPQIGLYASLLPLLAYALWGSSPVLAVGPVAVLALMIAQALGALPPGVSPSEGALVLAAEVGLILLLAAALRLDALASLLSVPVLHGFETGATLTIALSQLPVLLGSPAQGFELPGLWQSAQSSGFAWHGWTAGFGLLACGLLLAGRRWLRPGLARLAPMGLLLLAMAAASAGDVASHGVALVGTLPPMDLHTSLPRTEAELWWNLAPSALLIALITYVSSLVVAESLARRRGEKVQAGAELRGLAAANLCAAFSGGMPVAGSFSRSVLLHEAGSRSRLSGVFVALFMGLAMGLLAGPLASLPKSVLAATILVAVLSGLKFQPFVEAWRYARAEALLMAGVAAIVLCWSVSAALALGVLGSIALLLQRTARPHVALIGRVPGTEHYRNVGRHAVQCQPGVLGLRIDESLLFTNARSLAEVVQSFLNHTEPGAEPMRRVVLLMSPVNSIDFSGLEALRELHSHLKRQGLRLDLSEVKGPVLDRLRAANWTRWFEGEVFLSHHQGMVQGQSNPVDKLVDES; encoded by the coding sequence ATGAACTCTGCCTCCGAGCCCTGGTTGGCCACACTGCGCCGTCGTTTGCTGCAGCGCTCACCCGATGCCCTGCGCGCCGACGTGATGGCAGCCCTGGTGGTCAGCGTGCTGCTGATTCCGCAAAGCCTGGCCTATGCCATGCTGGCCGGCCTGCCGCCGCAGATCGGACTCTACGCCAGCCTGCTGCCTCTGCTGGCCTATGCCTTGTGGGGATCGAGCCCGGTCTTGGCGGTCGGCCCAGTGGCGGTGCTGGCCCTGATGATTGCCCAGGCCTTGGGCGCACTGCCGCCGGGGGTCAGCCCCTCGGAAGGTGCCCTGGTGCTGGCGGCCGAGGTGGGCCTGATCCTGCTGCTGGCCGCGGCCTTGCGCCTGGATGCCCTGGCCTCGCTGCTCTCGGTGCCGGTGCTGCACGGCTTTGAAACCGGAGCGACATTGACGATTGCACTGAGCCAGCTGCCGGTCTTGCTGGGCAGCCCGGCGCAAGGCTTTGAATTGCCCGGCTTGTGGCAGAGCGCCCAGAGCAGCGGCTTTGCCTGGCATGGCTGGACGGCCGGCTTCGGCCTGCTGGCCTGCGGCCTCTTGCTGGCCGGGCGGCGCTGGTTGCGGCCGGGGCTGGCGCGCTTGGCACCCATGGGTCTGCTGTTGCTCGCCATGGCTGCAGCCAGCGCGGGTGATGTGGCGTCACACGGCGTGGCCCTGGTCGGCACCTTGCCGCCCATGGATTTGCACACCAGCCTTCCACGCACGGAAGCCGAACTGTGGTGGAACCTGGCGCCCAGCGCCCTGCTGATTGCCTTGATCACTTACGTCTCCAGCCTGGTGGTAGCGGAATCGCTGGCGCGCCGGCGCGGCGAGAAAGTGCAGGCCGGCGCCGAGCTGCGCGGCCTGGCGGCAGCCAATCTTTGTGCGGCCTTCAGCGGCGGCATGCCGGTGGCGGGCAGTTTTTCGCGCAGCGTCTTGCTGCATGAAGCCGGCAGCCGCAGCCGGCTCAGCGGCGTGTTTGTCGCCCTTTTCATGGGCTTGGCCATGGGCTTGCTGGCCGGGCCGCTGGCCTCGCTGCCCAAATCGGTGCTGGCGGCGACGATTCTGGTGGCCGTGCTCTCTGGCCTGAAGTTCCAACCCTTTGTCGAGGCCTGGCGCTATGCCCGCGCCGAGGCGCTGCTGATGGCCGGCGTGGCTGCCATCGTGCTGTGCTGGAGCGTCAGCGCGGCCCTGGCCCTGGGCGTGCTGGGTTCCATCGCCCTGCTGCTGCAGCGCACGGCGCGGCCCCATGTGGCCTTGATCGGCCGGGTGCCCGGCACCGAGCATTACCGCAATGTCGGCCGGCATGCCGTGCAATGCCAGCCCGGCGTGCTGGGCCTGCGCATCGATGAAAGCCTGCTCTTCACCAATGCGCGCAGCCTGGCGGAGGTGGTGCAAAGTTTCTTGAACCACACCGAACCGGGGGCTGAGCCGATGCGCCGCGTGGTGCTGCTGATGTCCCCGGTCAACAGCATCGATTTCAGCGGCCTGGAGGCCTTGCGCGAGCTGCACAGCCACCTCAAACGCCAGGGCCTGCGCCTGGATTTGAGCGAGGTGAAGGGCCCCGTGCTGGACCGCCTGCGCGCCGCCAACTGGACCCGTTGGTTCGAGGGGGAGGTGTTTCTCAGCCACCACCAGGGCATGGTCCAGGGTCAGTCGAACCCTGTGGACAAACTTGTGGACGAATCTTGA